The genomic stretch ACCGTCGAGCTCAGGGGCGGTGGAGGCCCCGGTCCAGAGGTCGATCCCGAACTCCTCGCCACGGTCGTGGGCGTCCTTGGCGCGTTCGGCCAGGGCGGCGGGCACCGCTTTGGGGTATCCGGCGCCGGTGAAGCCGCTCATCCCGACCCGGTCGCCGTCGTGGATGTGGGTGGCCGCCTCGGCGGCGGAGGTGACCTTGCCGGCCAGGACGGGGCAGGTGATTCGAGGGGAAGCAGCGCTCATTGCTCCAGCCTAGGCGAACGCCGACCCTGACGAGATTCCTCGACGCAGCGCTACGCTGGGTGACACGACACAGGCTGATCGCAGCACCTGACGAGGGAGGACGCATCATGAATGGATTCGTGCCCTATCCGGTCCGGGAGACCTACCGGCTGATCGAGCCGGGACCCACGGTGCTGATCTCCACCTCCGACGGAGTCCGGGACAACATCATGACCAACGCGTTCAACATGCCGGTCCGGCACGACGGCATCCTGGCGGTGATCGTGGGGACCTGGGACACCAGCTTCGCGACCCTGCAGGCCACGCGGCAGTGTGTGATCGGGATCCCCGGGGCGGACCTGATGCGCACCACGGTGCAGGTGGGCAACTCCTCCAGCCAGGACATCGACAAATGGGAGCATTTCGGACTGACCCGGGTCCCAGGTGTCAGCGTCGCGGCGCCGCTGATCGGGGAGTGCGTGGCGAACATCGAGTGCAAGGTCGAGGACGACTCCCTGGTGGAGGACTACTCGCTGTGGCTGCTGCGCACCACGGCCGCATGGATCCGGCCCGACGCCGCGCCGGCCCCGGAGTTCCACCACCGCGGCAACGGGACCTTCACCACCAATGGGGAGCTGCACGACCTCAGCGATGAGATGACGAAGTGGAAGTACTTCACCGACTAGGAGCGCTCTTCCAACCCCCACGGTGAGCCGTAGCCGGAGTCCGCGGCGAGCAGCTCCAGGAACGGCCGGGAGTCGAAGGCCTCCGGACCCAGCACCCCGGTGCCCTGCCAGGTGCCGTTGGCCAGCAGCTCCAGGGCCACCACCGGGTTCACCGCGGTCTGCCACACCACCGCCTGCGAGCCGTACTCCGCCATCGACCACTCATTGTCCACCACGTGGTAGAGGTACACGGCACGGGGCGCACCGTCCTTGCCGATCCCGGTCACATACACCCCGGCGCAGGTCTTCCCGGTCATCCGCTCACCGAGGGTGGCAGGATCCGGCAGCGCCGCGGCGACCACGTCGCGTGGAGCCACCGGCATGCCTTTGACCAGCACGGGCTCGGTGGAGTCCAGGCCCAGCTTGTGCAGGGTCTTGAGCACGTCGATGAACTCGTCACCGAGTCCGTACTTGAAGGTGACCCGCCGGGCCTTGGTCCAGCGCGGCATCAGGATCACCTCCTCGTGCTCCACGTTGACGCATTCCACCTCGCCGATCCCCTCGGGGAACCGGAAGACCTCGGATTCGCTGAACGGCTCGGTGGTGTGCCAGCCGGTCTCGCGTTCGAAGACCACCGGGGGGTTCAGGCACTCCTCGATCGTGGTCCAGATCGAGAAGGACGGGGCGAAGGCCGGTTCGCCGTCGGCCCCCGCGACGACCAGGTTGGCACCGTCGCGCACCCCCAGCTCATCGATCGAGCTGAACAGCTCGTCCTCGGCGTAGCGGGCGAAGACATCGGAGAGCCCAGGCTCCACGCCCATGCCCACAAGCGCGAGCCGGCCGGCGTCCTCCCATGCCCGGGCCTGGGCGAACTGCTCGTCGCCGAGCATCACACCGGTCTTGGTGAAGGGCTCCTCCGGGTGTCTGACCGAGAGGCTCATCGCCATGTCCAGATAGGTCGCTCCGGCGGCGAAGCAGCCATTGAAGATCGGCATCACGAACCGCGGGTCCACCGCGTTGAGCACATGGGTGATCTGGTGGTCTGTGATCACAGCGGCCACCGCCTCCGCGGAGGAGGCATCGACCTGGGCGGCCAGCAGACGATCGTCGCCCAGCGAGTCGACCAGGGTCTGCGGCCGGGCCGGATCGTAGTCCGCGACCACCAGCAGGTCGAAGAAGTCACGGCGGACCGCGATCCGGACCGCGGCAGATCCCACGCCGCCAGCTCCAAGGATGAGAATACGCATCAGGTCAAGCCTCCATCAGGTGAACGAGGTGAATCCTCGGGGGAGTCAGGCACCAGCACGGCCGTCTCGGCGTTCAGGCTCTCCCCGCGGAAGAACGGCCGCGCTCCGGACCGGGTCCACCAGAGCAGCATCAGCACCAGGCCCAGCGAGAGCGAGCCGATGCCCACCACGAAGGTCCCGCCGATGCCCAGCAGCACGCTGTAGCCGTAATCCACGCTGGCCATGTCGAAGGCCGATTTGATGAACGCGGCGGTGAGGATCAGCGCGCCCAGCAGGGGCAGCAGGAAGCGGTAGATCACATGGTGTGCGGAGCTGAAGAGCTCCCGGCGGAAGTACCAGACGCAGGCGTAGCCGGTGATCGAATAGTAGAAGGCGATCGCCAGTCCCAGGGAGAGGATGGAATCAGCCAGGATGTTCTCGCTGATCATGGTCATCACCACGTAGTAGGCGATCGCCGCGATTCCCATGACCAGCGTGGAGAACGAGGGGGTCTTGAACCGCGGGTGCACGGTGCTGAACCGGCGGGGCAGCGCCCGGTAGACAGCCATGGACAAGGTGCCGCGGGCGGTGGGCAGGATCGTGGTCTGCGTGGAGGAGACCGCGGAGACCAGGACCGCGACCACCAGCAGCCAGGCGGCCGGTCCCAGGACGACGTCCTTCAGGGCGAAGAACACGTCCTCCGCGTTGTTCTCATTGCCCAGGCCGGACCCCGCCTCGCCGACCCCGGCGTACATCATCGCCGCGACGGTCACCCCGACGTAGGTCACCAGGAGCAGCACCGTGGAGATCAGGGCTGCACGTCCGGGGATCCGGCGGGCATCCCGGGTCTCCTCATTCAGGGCGAGGCAGGCGTCCCAGCCCCAGTAGATGAACAGCGCCAGCAGCACCGCCTCGGTGAAGCCTTCCACGCTCTCGAAGGCGAACGGGTTGAACCAGTCCCAGGACGGCGTGGTGGCGTTCTCAGCGGTCCCATTCGCGATCCCGATGAGGCAGAAGACCACGAAGAGGATCAGCGCGAGGTACTGCACCGCCAACAGCACGTTCTGGAGCTTGGCCCCGATCTCCACGCCGCGATAGCTGACATAGGTCATGGCGGCGATGAAGAAGACTCCGGTGGCGGTCACCAGCACGGAGTTATCCGCCAGCGAGCCGTCGCCGATCAGCAGCCAGAAGTAGATCCCGGCGATCTGGGCCAGGTTCGCCAGCACCACGATGCCTGCGACCGCCACGCCCCAGCCGGCCATCCAGCCCACCCACGGCCCGAACGCCTTCGTGGCCCAGGTGAAGGAGGTGCCGCAGTCGGGGATCTCTCGATTGAGCTCCCGGTAGGCGAAGGCGATGAAGAGCATCGGGATGAACGCCAGGATGAACGCGATCGGAGCCTGGGCGCCGACCGCGAGGACCACGAACCCCAGCGAGGCCGCCAGCGAATAGACCGGCGCTGTGGACGCGAGCCCGATGACCACCGAGCCCCAGACTCCCAGCGTGCCGGCGGAGAGGCCCTTGCCCTGACCGGCTGGCGGAGCGCCGCGATCGTTGCCGAGAGTTGCATGACTCATGCTGTTCCTCCGATGTTCGGCCGGCCGACGTCGGCTCCCCCACACGGTGTGACACACAACACTGTACCGACTGGTCGGTTTTTTGGGTAGGCTCTAAACTCGTCTCCATGGGTCACGCTCCGAGCACAGTGCAGCGGCTGATCGACGCCTACCAGGAGATCCTGATCTCCGACGGCGAGCGCGGTGCGACCTTGGAGCTGATCGCCCGGCGCGCCGGAGTCTCCAAGGGCGGACTGACCTACCACTTCAAGTCCAAGGACGAACTCGCCGCGTCGCTCTTCGACCGGCTGCGCGGCCTGGTGGAGGCCGATCTGGCGATCATGCGGGATGACCCGTCCCAGGCGGCCGTCTACTACGTGAAGAGCTCCCTGGAGATCCAGAGTCCGCTGGAGCGCTGCAACACGGCGGTCACCCGGTTGGCCCAGGGCTCACACCCGGAGGCCAATGAGCTTCTGGCCCAGTGTCGGACCCGATGGTTCGACGTGCTGGTGGACGCCGTGGGGCACGAGGACATGGTGCACCTGGTGATGCTGCTCGGCGATGGGATCTACTTCAACGCTGCGCTCACCGGCACCGGTGCCCTGCCCGCAGAGACCGACCCAGCCACGATCGACCGGATCGTCCGCCTGATCGGGACCATCAAGTACTGAGCGGGTCAGTGGCGACCCACCCCGCGTGCGGCCTCCACGGCGGACTGCGCGCCCTCGGACCAGACGCTGCCATGGCCGGGGAGCAGGTGATCGGCCCCGGTGCGGGAGATGGCCTCGAGTGAGTCGATGGCCTGCGCGGTGTTCTTGGTGGCGGCGCCGGCGACGATCTGGGGACCCGTCTGCCCGGTATAGGGATCCAGGGTCACCAGCGCGTCCCCGGTGAACACCGCGCGGCGATCGGGGAAGTGCAGGATGCAGTGTCCGTCGGTGTGTCCCGGGGTGTGCACCGGCACGGGGAAGCCGGGAACGTCCAGCACCGATCCGGCCGTCATCAGCTGCACGCCGTGGACGCCTTTGACGGTCAGCGCGCCGGCGCCCACCATCCGTCCCAGCAGCGGCAGTGACCGCGGGTGGCCCAACGGGTAGAGCAGCCGGTTGCGCTCGGTGGCGTAGCGATACGGCTTCGTGGCCAGCTCGGCGTCCTCGTGGTGGATGATCACCGGAATCCCCAGGCTCTGCTGGGCACGCAGCGCGAAGCCCAGGTGGTCGAAGTGTCCATGGGTCAGCACCAGCGCCTTCACCTCATAGGGCATCCGGTGGCGCGTCTTGAGCACCTCCATGACCTCGTGCCACATCCGTGGCAGTCCGGCGTCGATCAGGGTGATGCCGTCCTCGGCCTCGACGACGTAACAGTTCACATTCGCCTGCGAGATGAGATGGATGCCAGGGGCTACACCGTATTCGATCATGTGCTGCAGTTCCGTTCCGTGAGGGGTTGCGTCAATCCTGGTTCTCGGAACAGCGGTTGGTCAAGCGTGACCCGGGACCACAGACCTGTGGCCCTCACCCGGATGCGGGTGAGGGCCACAGGTGCTGGACTCGAGAGTCCGACCAGGCGGACAGAGCGATCCGGCCGCCCCAGGAACAGATCAGCGTGCCGGGCGGGAGGACCGTCCGGCTGCGGATGCGCCGCTGCGACCCGAGGGGCGACCGCCGCGGGCGGACCCGGCGCCGCGGGACTGACCCCCGGAGCCTCCCGAACCGCCGCGGGAGGGGCCTCCGCCGCGCGGGGAGGACCCGGAGCGACGGCGGGGCTGCTGCTGCTGGACCGGTGCCCGCGGGGCGGGCTTGACGAACTCGGC from Nesterenkonia sandarakina encodes the following:
- a CDS encoding flavin reductase family protein; translated protein: MNGFVPYPVRETYRLIEPGPTVLISTSDGVRDNIMTNAFNMPVRHDGILAVIVGTWDTSFATLQATRQCVIGIPGADLMRTTVQVGNSSSQDIDKWEHFGLTRVPGVSVAAPLIGECVANIECKVEDDSLVEDYSLWLLRTTAAWIRPDAAPAPEFHHRGNGTFTTNGELHDLSDEMTKWKYFTD
- a CDS encoding MBL fold metallo-hydrolase; amino-acid sequence: MIEYGVAPGIHLISQANVNCYVVEAEDGITLIDAGLPRMWHEVMEVLKTRHRMPYEVKALVLTHGHFDHLGFALRAQQSLGIPVIIHHEDAELATKPYRYATERNRLLYPLGHPRSLPLLGRMVGAGALTVKGVHGVQLMTAGSVLDVPGFPVPVHTPGHTDGHCILHFPDRRAVFTGDALVTLDPYTGQTGPQIVAGAATKNTAQAIDSLEAISRTGADHLLPGHGSVWSEGAQSAVEAARGVGRH
- a CDS encoding TetR/AcrR family transcriptional regulator, coding for MGHAPSTVQRLIDAYQEILISDGERGATLELIARRAGVSKGGLTYHFKSKDELAASLFDRLRGLVEADLAIMRDDPSQAAVYYVKSSLEIQSPLERCNTAVTRLAQGSHPEANELLAQCRTRWFDVLVDAVGHEDMVHLVMLLGDGIYFNAALTGTGALPAETDPATIDRIVRLIGTIKY
- a CDS encoding saccharopine dehydrogenase family protein; this encodes MRILILGAGGVGSAAVRIAVRRDFFDLLVVADYDPARPQTLVDSLGDDRLLAAQVDASSAEAVAAVITDHQITHVLNAVDPRFVMPIFNGCFAAGATYLDMAMSLSVRHPEEPFTKTGVMLGDEQFAQARAWEDAGRLALVGMGVEPGLSDVFARYAEDELFSSIDELGVRDGANLVVAGADGEPAFAPSFSIWTTIEECLNPPVVFERETGWHTTEPFSESEVFRFPEGIGEVECVNVEHEEVILMPRWTKARRVTFKYGLGDEFIDVLKTLHKLGLDSTEPVLVKGMPVAPRDVVAAALPDPATLGERMTGKTCAGVYVTGIGKDGAPRAVYLYHVVDNEWSMAEYGSQAVVWQTAVNPVVALELLANGTWQGTGVLGPEAFDSRPFLELLAADSGYGSPWGLEERS
- a CDS encoding APC family permease, whose product is MSHATLGNDRGAPPAGQGKGLSAGTLGVWGSVVIGLASTAPVYSLAASLGFVVLAVGAQAPIAFILAFIPMLFIAFAYRELNREIPDCGTSFTWATKAFGPWVGWMAGWGVAVAGIVVLANLAQIAGIYFWLLIGDGSLADNSVLVTATGVFFIAAMTYVSYRGVEIGAKLQNVLLAVQYLALILFVVFCLIGIANGTAENATTPSWDWFNPFAFESVEGFTEAVLLALFIYWGWDACLALNEETRDARRIPGRAALISTVLLLVTYVGVTVAAMMYAGVGEAGSGLGNENNAEDVFFALKDVVLGPAAWLLVVAVLVSAVSSTQTTILPTARGTLSMAVYRALPRRFSTVHPRFKTPSFSTLVMGIAAIAYYVVMTMISENILADSILSLGLAIAFYYSITGYACVWYFRRELFSSAHHVIYRFLLPLLGALILTAAFIKSAFDMASVDYGYSVLLGIGGTFVVGIGSLSLGLVLMLLWWTRSGARPFFRGESLNAETAVLVPDSPEDSPRSPDGGLT